Within Novosphingobium resinovorum, the genomic segment GAGGCCCTGACGATCGGGAGCGGGGCGGATGATCTCGTCGAGTATCGCTTCAACCGGCACGTGATCGGGCACCAGTTCTGCCCGACCTGCGGGGTTGAGGCCTTTGCGCGAGGAGAGGGGCCCGACGGCGCGAAGATGGCGGCGATAAACTTGCGCTGCGTGCCGGACGCCGACCTTGACGCGCTGACGGTCAAAAAGATCGACGGGGCGAATTTCTGACAGTTACGCGGCCTTTCGCTCGACCCCATGGTCGGGAGAGGAGGCTTGTGCCTTCGCAAGCAGCGCGGCCTTCTCGAACTTGATGCAGTCGAGAATCTTGGCGCCGGCCATGAACACGGCGCCGGTGCAAGCCAGGAACAGGAGCTTGCCACCGAATCCGGGGAACCGGGTAAGGTACACACTGCCACGCTCCACCGCGCCCAGCGCGAGGGCGTAGATGATCATGTAGGCTTCCCAGTTGCTCTTGATCACGAACAGGCGACCGACTTTCCGGAGCATTTTCATCCCTTTGTTCTGGTCACAGTTCAGCAACGTTCGTGCCAACCGCGCGTTCCCGCCGAGTCTCGTGCTTAACGAAACCTTGAATGTAAGGGTTTCCGACGATTAATAAATCAGGACGGGCCCGTAAAAGGTGTCCCGCGTCGCAACCGACTGATGGATGACGATACTTTCGGCGCGGTTGCCAAGGCCGCGCGCATCGGCCATAGGGCTCACATCCTTCCCCAGGGCAGTTTTGGTATTTGACGAGAGCGTGGCACGATACCCGTGCGCGTTCCAAACCATTGCGAGGCCAAAGGGTGAAGATGGCAATGACTGACAGAGTTGATCGTTCGGGGCTGCAGGTCGATGCGGGGCTGGCGAAGTTCGTGGAGGAGCAGGTTCTGCCCCCGATCGGACAGGATGCTGCCGGCTTCTGGCAGGGCTTCGCGTCGCTCGTGGCCGAGTTTGCGCCGCGCAATCGCGCACTCCTCGACAAGCGCGATTCGCTTCAGGCCCGGATCGATGAGTGGCACCTTGCGCGTGCGGGCAAGCCGATCGACCAGGCCGAGTATCAGGCCTTCCTGCGCGAGATCGGCTATCTCGTGCCCGAACCGGCCGACTTCACCATCGGCACCCAGGGCGTCGATCCCGAAATCGCGACGATGGCCGGGCCGCAATTGGTCGTGCCCGTGCTCAACGCGCGCTTTCTGCTGAACGCCGCCAATGCTCGCTGGGGCAGCCTTTATGACGCCTGGTATGGCACCGATGCGCTCGACGCCGCGCCCGCGCAGGGGCCGGGCTACGACGCGGTGCGCGGCGCCGCAGTCATCGCGGCGGGTCGGGCGTTCCTCGACCGGGCGGTGCCGCTGAAGGCAGGCTCGTGGGCTGATCTGGCAGATGTCGATACAGTCGAAATCGCCGACGCGTCGCAGTTCATCGGTCGTACCGCCAAGGGCCTGCTGTTCGCCAACAACGGCCTCAACATCGAAGTCGTCGTCGATGCGGCCAGCCAGGTCGGCAGCACGGACAAGGCTGGCATCGCCGACATCGTCCTCGAAGCCGCGCTGACCACCATCGTCGATCTCGAGGATTCGGTCGCGGCGGTCGATGCCGAAGACAAGATCGCCGGCTATTCCAATTGGCTTGGCATCATCCGGGGCGACCTGACCGACACCTTCGAAAAAGGTGGCCGGACGCTCACGCGCGAACTGGCGGCCGACAAGACGGTGACGCTTGCGGATGGGGCCGAGAAGGCGCTGTCCGGCCGCTCGCTGCTGTTCGTGCGCAATGTTGGTCACCTCATGACCAACCCGGCGATCCTGCTGCCCGATGGCTCGGAAATCCCCGAGGGCGTCATGGACGCGGTGATCACCAGCGCAATCTCGACGCAGGACGTTCGGGGCCTCACGAAGTACGGCAACAGCCGCGAGGGCAGCATCTACATCGTCAAGCCCAAGATGCATGGGCCTGAGGAGTGCGCCTTCACCAACGCGTTGTTCGATGCGGTGGAGGACCTGCTGGGCCTCTCGCGCTACACCATCAAGGTCGGCGTCATGGACGAGGAGCGCCGGACGTCGGCGAACCTTGGTGCCTGCATCGAGGCGGTGAAGGACCGTATCGTTTTCATCAACACCGGCTTCCTCGACCGCACCGGCGACGAGATTCACACCTCGATGCATGCGGGTCCGATGATCCGCAAGGCCGCGATCAAGGGCTCGGCGTGGATCGCGGCCTACGAGAAGCGCAACGTCGCCATCGGCCTGCGCCATGGTCTTTCGGGCGTGGCGCAGATCGGCAAGGGGATGTGGGCGGCGCCCGACATGATGCGCGACATGATGGAGCAGAAGATCGGCCACCCGAAGACCGGCGCTAACACTGCCTGGGTGCCGTCGCCGACCGCTGCGACACTCCACGCGATGCATTATCACCAGGTCGATGTCTTCGGCCTGCGCGAAGGCATCGCCAATGAGGACATTCCCGGGCTCGACCTGCTACTGTTGGTGCCGCTGGCCGAAGGCACCAACTGGTCCGAGGAAGAGGTTCGCGAGGAACTCGACAACAATGCGCAAGGGTTGCTCGGCTATGTCGTGCGCTGGATCGACCAGGGCGTCGGCTGCTCCAAGGTGCCGGACATCAACGATGTCGGGCTGATGGAGGACCGCGCGACGCTGCGCATCTCCAGCCAGCACATGGCGAACTGGCTGCTGCACGGTGTCTGCTCGAAGGAGCAGGTCATGGAATCGCTCAAGCGCATGGCCGCCAAGGTCGATGCGCAGAATGCGGGCGATTCGCTCTATGAACCGATGGCGGGCAACTGGGACACCAGCATGGCCTTCCAGGCGGCCTGCGACCTCGTGTTCAAGGGCGTCGAGCAGCCGAGCGGCTATACCGAGCCGCTGCTGCATGCCTGGCGCCTTAAGAAGAAGGCGGCGTGATCCACGCTCCCGGCCCGCCGTGAAGGCGGGCCGGGATGTTAAAGGCGATTTAACTCCGTTTTAGGCATTCATCCCGTATACTCGGACCCGGTTCTTTGCAGGGAGCGGGCATGTTCATTCACCGTCAGCGGATGGAAACGCGCACGATGCTGGCCATCAAGGCCAACATCCGCATCGGTAGCCGCGTTGCCGAGGCGACGCTGGCCAATGCCTCTTCGCGCGGTGTGCTGGCGCTGGTCGATGCACCTCCGGCACGCGGCGTCGCGGTAGAGCTTGTCGTCGGCGATCAGGTGATCAAGGGACAGGTCCGCTGGCGCGCGCATGACCGCTGCGGCATCGCGCTCAAGGAAACCATCGACGTCGCCGAACTGATCGAGGGAAAGGCCGTCCCGGTCGTCTACGTCCCGGAGCGACTGGCCCGGCGCAGCGCGATGGAACTGCTGCGCAGCCTCCTGAATTAGAGCATTTTCTAAGCAGGGGGAATCACCTGATGACTCGGGAGCCGCTCTAACGCGCGTCGAATTCCTCGCGTGCTCTTTCCACGCGATCAAGGTTCGCTTCCGCCCACA encodes:
- a CDS encoding malate synthase G encodes the protein MTDRVDRSGLQVDAGLAKFVEEQVLPPIGQDAAGFWQGFASLVAEFAPRNRALLDKRDSLQARIDEWHLARAGKPIDQAEYQAFLREIGYLVPEPADFTIGTQGVDPEIATMAGPQLVVPVLNARFLLNAANARWGSLYDAWYGTDALDAAPAQGPGYDAVRGAAVIAAGRAFLDRAVPLKAGSWADLADVDTVEIADASQFIGRTAKGLLFANNGLNIEVVVDAASQVGSTDKAGIADIVLEAALTTIVDLEDSVAAVDAEDKIAGYSNWLGIIRGDLTDTFEKGGRTLTRELAADKTVTLADGAEKALSGRSLLFVRNVGHLMTNPAILLPDGSEIPEGVMDAVITSAISTQDVRGLTKYGNSREGSIYIVKPKMHGPEECAFTNALFDAVEDLLGLSRYTIKVGVMDEERRTSANLGACIEAVKDRIVFINTGFLDRTGDEIHTSMHAGPMIRKAAIKGSAWIAAYEKRNVAIGLRHGLSGVAQIGKGMWAAPDMMRDMMEQKIGHPKTGANTAWVPSPTAATLHAMHYHQVDVFGLREGIANEDIPGLDLLLLVPLAEGTNWSEEEVREELDNNAQGLLGYVVRWIDQGVGCSKVPDINDVGLMEDRATLRISSQHMANWLLHGVCSKEQVMESLKRMAAKVDAQNAGDSLYEPMAGNWDTSMAFQAACDLVFKGVEQPSGYTEPLLHAWRLKKKAA
- a CDS encoding GFA family protein — its product is MTFSGSCHCGKVTFSVSGEIPAEAMSCNCSHCRRKGFLLAFVPHEALTIGSGADDLVEYRFNRHVIGHQFCPTCGVEAFARGEGPDGAKMAAINLRCVPDADLDALTVKKIDGANF